Within Suricata suricatta isolate VVHF042 chromosome 12, meerkat_22Aug2017_6uvM2_HiC, whole genome shotgun sequence, the genomic segment CCCCTCGGGTGTATAGAGACCTCGAGTGTGAAGACTGCGCCGCTGGTGCCCCCATGTCACTAGGGCTCCTGTCTTCAGACGCGCCTTACGTGGGCCTCGCAGGGGCACTGCCCCCCTGCGTGCGGCGCCCCGCAGTTTAGAGGGGCCTCGCCCCTTCCACCGGGCGGGAAGCACAGGCGAGCGCATCCTGGGCAGGAGGCCCCCGCGCGCGGGCCCCGCCGCACCCCGAGAGGGNNNNNNNNNNNNNNNNNNNNNNNNNNNNNNNNNNNNNNNNNNNNNNNNNNNNNNNNNNNNNNNNNNNNNNNNNNNNNNNNNNNNNNNNNNNNNNNNNNNNGACCTCCGCCGCCGGGCCGCGCCGCGGGGCCCCTGCCCTCAAGGCGCGGGTCTACCTGAGTCCAGCCTGTCGCCAGTAGGCCACCATGATGTCGCGAGAGTGAGCGTGTCGGGCCGAATAGCGAGGACGCTTCTATGTCGGCTCGGCGCGCGGCCCAGATGCAGGAAGGTCAAGCCTGTGAACCGGAAGAGGCGGGACTCCGGACCTGCCAATCCCGCCTCCTCCTGCCCCGCCCGCCCTTCCGAGCAGCCCCTGCTGCCCCGCCGCGGAATCCCCCCGACGCCGGGAGCCAATGGGGGCGCGCGGCTGGGGCCTCGAGTGCCAATCCCCGGGCGGGCCGGCCGGCAGCGCCCCCCGATTGGCTCCGCGGGCGTCCTGAAAGTGTGCCCCGCGGGCTTCCGTAGTGCCCGGGCAGGGTCGGCCGGGGCAAgaggggagctgggggcggggcgggacaCGGCCCTCCCCCTTCGCTCCCCGCCCCGGGGTCACGGTCGCGCCCGGAGCCCGGAACCCATACTCTTCACCCCCAAGGGGCAGGGGTCAAAGGCGAACCTCGGCGGCTCTGACACCGCCGTGGCTTTCAGGGCTGTCCCCCGACGTGCAGCGACAGGGCCCGgaggaggtggggcgggggcgcAGGCGACCCAGTGCATCCGCAGGAGGAACAAAATCTCTCTTGCGCTTCACAacgattaaaaataaattatcaggaAACATCTTAGTTAAAAGTAAGTTTTTACGAACAAGAAAAGGTTCTTAAGTAATAGAACTTCCATTTTTAATACTAAATAAGATTCGATGCCCCATGGTCCCCGAGTGTGACCCGTGAAACACTGTCCGGTTTAGTCCTCTCAAATACTTCTGCttgctatatttatattttaaaagggcaAAGCCACAAACTCCCAGCTTTTTCAGTAAAAGTAACTACAttggaaaatgaaaacttctagaattttatcattagagcaaaaagaaaaatcaaaccaaaaaaatttattcagaaatCTTTTTATCATTTAGGGCATTACACCTTTCTCACAAGTATGGATTATAGAAATTATACAAGGCAACTTTATCAAGTATCAATATTTTCCaatgttttaattgaaatgttacttcgattgtaaaaattatctccagttacaaaaaataattgaaaacctTATTGGATTTCAGTTGCTTTTAAAAAGGTCCTAAGACGTCTTAAGCTAAACAATACCTTATgtagaaaaacactaatttttaaatcGTTTGCTCTACTATTTCTGTGGTTTATGTACATGTATTAACTGGTTTCTTTTGCAGGAAACCTGAGGAGTTTATTACATTAAGCACTGTAACATGAAGACAAGAGCTAATCACCTTCTAAGAAATATACTCTGTGTGCAGTAACTGCAAGTACCAGAGACCTTAGTTACTGGTTGGTACCTGCCTGCCGACAGAACGGGAAATACATTTTGCTTCTCAGCCTGCAGCTGCCCCCTGGTATCCAAAGTAAGGATTTCCCATAAGGAAAAGCTGCAAAGCAATTCACATAGTCGTTGGTTTAGGtcaatgtttcttttctcattactattctttttcttccccaccgcccccaccaTATTATTAAAAACACTAAGTACCTGGGATTTATGCTTCAGAAAGACATCATTTGAGTAATTTCAAATGATGTACAGCTCATGTAAAAACGATGTTTTGTGGTCACAATTGCTTCAAAAAGTAATTATATTCAAATAACCTGACATATCATGCTTTAGCAATTACAGAGCCAGGATTTTGACACACGGCAAATGTGAACTGCGGGAAGATGTGAACAGCTGTTCTTCTGTATAAGGTCGGAGTGCTGCGAGATTTCGGTAACGGCTTGATTTTTCAGTGAACGTCACCAGCCCACGGGATGGCATGCTAAGTCACAGAGCACAAATCCAAGGAAGGTAATGCCTTTCCCCAAGTCACAGAAGTTTGGCAAATTAATATGTTACTCTTTTATACAATAAAACTCTTTGTGTTGCCCTTGGGAGTCGCGTATTCTAGTGGGACTTTTCACTCCGCAAATGTCACTTAAGTACCAAAACCAAACACTGTGAGGTTTTAATGGTAGTTTATAGCAGagcaaattattttatacaaattaataCTACGTGATTCTCCTTTTAAAGAGCAGCCCCTCACGCCCGCTCGGGAAGGTCACTTACTGCAGCTCGGTCGCTGCACGTGCGGCCTCAGGTGGCTGTGCTCTGGGGTTGGTCCAAAGCCAGGAAGAGTTCCAATGCACAGAAACGCTTTGAAATTCTGCCTTAAGGGAGACTGACCGTGCCAATAGGACTTTCCAAGGGCTTTGCAAGAATTGttaatatttcacataaataCTGGAATCCTCACAATTAGACGGTCACTACAAACAGTACTACTTCTGGATGATCCCTTTTATTTAGAAACCCTGCACCTCTGTGTGTGGATCAGAAGTCATATAGCTGTTCTtcagcttaattaaaaaaaaaaaatctacctaaaatatagttttatttttttaaataacaaataaatacgCTGCCAGCTTGCAGAGACCTGGGGCGGGGGCGCGGGTCCAGACCCGCCTTCCATCCTCACTCCTCTGCAAACGCCGCCGCCGCCATCGGTGTCCTTCTGCTCGTTCTCGCCGACGCCGCCAACTCTCCAATCTCCGCATTTAACTTGTGAATTACCCATTCCATTGCTTCTCGGCCCTTAAAGAAAATCCAATACATTTATTGTCACCAAGTGAGAACTGAAGCGTGGATCACACAGAAGGCAGGTCAGGAAGTACCAAGGAGCGTTACAAGTGTAACTAAACCTCCCCAGGAGGGGCTGGTTTTGTCCttactttttgttctttaatattatttaccAAATATCGAACGCTTTGGCCAAATGGACTGATCTataaactgctttttattttgcatGCAAAAGACGTTCTCAAAGGAATCTACAATTAAAGGGTAGTGGCGGTTTACTTATTTCTGGTTAGAGCAGTCCCTTCCTTGGGGGCCAAGAGGTCAAACTTGGATTTCCTTTTTCACGTCCATTATTTTAAGCCCAAATACACAACGAGGCCCCGAGAGCGCGGGCCCCTGACTTTCTCTTCAGCCGTTCTCTCCTCCTGTTTTATGCTGTTCCCTGAGGAAATGAGGGGGTGTTTCATGCTTCCTctgcctcaggccctttgcacatgCAGTTCCTCTGCTGGAAATGCTTCCTAGCACCCCCTCCCAATCAGCATGCCCTCGCTTCAGCTCTCCATGCAGCACTCATGGAACACTCCTGTCTTTCTGTACCTTTCCTTTCCTAAGGACACGTGATTGATGGGGACTTCCTCTTAGCTGGATCCCTGGTCTAGCCTAGCACTCTGCCTGGTGCAGAGAGTGCATCTATAAATACCTTTCGACTGCTGAGTAAGTACAGTAAACGTGTTACAAGAGTGCATGAAGTTCCTATTTCTCtaaacttattttgttttaaatcctgcATCCTCCGAGGGGCACATATTTGTTGGGGGTCGGGGGAGGTGGAAGCATCTCTCTTTCCCCGTACAAAGCACACCCATCTACCCATGGTGTTCCGTGTTGGATACTTCCACGCTGTGGTGGCTGTTCGAGGGAAAAAGGGCTGCGATGGACTGGGGGCTGCCGGGCGGAGAGGACAGTGCGGGGGGCTGGGCACTGGTGTCTTAACCAAGGGCACACAGCGACACACCACCGGGCACGTCCCACAGGCCGGGCCCCGGGCCCCGCGCTTTCCATCCACAGTCCCATCTCGTTTACCCTCCTTCACGCCAGCGCGGTAAGACGGTGGGCTGGCCTCCACCTCGCAGacgggaaaccgaggcccagaaaGCTTAACCTGACTGTCCAAGGTCGAAAGGCTGGGAAGAGTTACAGCTTGCTGTACACCCAGTGGGGCTAGACCCTGGTGCGCAAGAAACTGCCTCTACGGATGCCCGCGGCCGCCCGTGCGGTCCCGAGTTCTGGGAACAGAAGCCCGGGCGTCACAGCGCCTGGGGAGCAGCTCGACTTACCTTATTCGCATTCGAAGATATCGTACTCGCCATCAGTCCTTCGAGGTAACTGCTGAGACTGACTCCTTTCACGGTGATTATGGCTTCCTGAGTCAAGATAGTTCTGGAACAAAACACATCCAGGCAGCTTCAGAACGACCTtgtgttttttaaggaaatatatgacttaaattaaaaattgaaacacCCTGTAAGACAAGTTTTTCACAAGATTTTGTACTCACTTTCCTGGATCCTGaggatgtggtttgtatataagTCTCTCATCTACTGAAACcatatttgtaaatgaaatctacagaatgagggaaaaaaaaaacccaaatcattTCAGAGACCAAGAGTAAAAGCATTCCCAAAATTAATCAGCAAACCCAAATCTTGCTgggtaaatacataaataaaccacTTTGCTATACTGCAAACACAGAACTTACATTTCACTATTCACTGCTTCCTTTTTATTAAAGAAGATAATATGACAGAAGCATTATCTCAGTAATATGCACATAATCCCAAATTCAATTTATGGAGTGTTGTCCCCTAGAAATAACCAGAGGGCTCACGGAAGCAGGAAAGCTCTAAGCTGCCAACAGGAGAAGATAATCTAGCACACAGGCCCTGATTTCCCGTTCAAGCGTACATTACCTGTATAGCGACtaaaacagagaggaggaaaaacaaaaaggaggggcCCAAACTTACATTAGTAGACTTGAGTTCCATTGTTCTGTCTACGGGATCAACCACAGAATGTTCCTGCACGTAGGTTTTCGTTCTTGCCGCACCGATAAGCTAAATAAAACGTTCACAATTAGTGATCTGAGGAGGAAAGGGTTCTCGCTGAGTGAATCGATGTTTCATTTGAAGGCAGAGACGTGTTCCTATCTTGCACCGAAAAATCCGCTTCATGAACAACAGGAGGAATCAGAGAAGCGTCAGGAAGGAGGCCTGTTTGAGGGTGACGGGAATTTCCTGAATGAGAGGAGAGGCCGAGGCACAGAAACCCTTTGCAGAGGCAATGAGCAAGCCGCCCGGGGAGAACGTGCAGGGGAAGCGGACCCCGAGACGGCCGACGCGGGACAACGGAGCCCTGCGCCCCGAGTGCGGGAATACGAGTGTCTGGGAAAACGCGGCGCCTAGAAACGGGGGAGCTCAAGACTGTCAACGCGTTCCTCGTGCGCCTGAGGCAGAGGTGCCGTGGCTGCGTTCCCCAGGAGAAAAACGGCCGTCTGATGACGGAGGAGGACGCTTCCCATCCGACCTGTGCTCCCGCCAGGCCATGCCCCTGACCTTGCTCACGTCTGTGTCCTCACCGCCTAAGGCAGTGGTTCCTACCAAAGAAGCAAGCAGTACATTCCTGGTGAAAAATGTGCCCTTCGGTCTTCTGAGGGGCTCTCTCTTCCAGAAGGAGAAAACTCTTAAGAGGGAACGGGGTCCACTCAGCACACCCGAGTCCTCTCACCCTGTAATAACCTGGCTTTCCAGTTTCTCGCGGGAAGCCTGCTCGTGCGACGCAACACCATTCTGCCTTTAAATGCATGCGGAGGCGTGTCAGACCCTGGAACAAAGGTGGCGATGGCGGAGTCGGAGGATGCGCTCCTCACGCGAGGCCCCCAGCCCGGCCGCTTCGGGACCCCGGCCCGGCCCGGAGCTGCCGCCGAGGCAGCAAGAGCAGAGCAGAAGGCCCTCACAGCACAGAGCACTAGCTGGCTTCCTTCAGAAGGTTTTCTCGGTGCCTTCGTGAAGACTGTAATAATATTTCCAATTCATTATACACTCATAACTCAAGTTTATTATAATACAATTTGAACTGATGCGAAAATGACATTCAGAATCGGCTCCCACAACCTATTTGAAATTATAATGTGGTTTAGAAAACTTCTCCACGGCAGTCACATTTCCCCCGGAACGGGGCCGCACTTACAGACTTCACAATGGAAGGCAGTCCCCACTCCGTGCTGAGGAGGCGATGGCTGTGCAGCCTCCCGGAGGCGTCTATGTGTCTGTCCAGCACGTCCACCCCAACCACGCTCGGGTTCATGGGGTTCGGGTATTTCTGCATTGCCGCTGTTGTGACGGTTTCCCACGGGTGGCTGCGGACAGGAATCAAAAAAACCCAAACGATTAAAAACACAGGTGTATAAACTAAACCATTCCCATAACCCGTCAAGTCAGTCTTTACCGTTGAAGTCTAGTTAACTGAACTAGGGAAAATGATTTTCTGAAACACTGACTAAAAGAGGATTTGGGAGCTCAATCTACATTTTGAACCTGTACGGAATTCAGTACTTTTTCAGCACACGGGCTACATGGTACAACTGAGGTCCAGGAAGACAGAGCAGCCCATGATGCATTGCAGCATAGTGCCTTACACAGTCTTTCCCATCTGCCCATGGTCACTTTCACATGCAAGTCTTGTTTCTAAGAACCACCGATTcgtaaaaatgtatttacaaaatGTGTTCTACGAAAACAAGCAGCCAAAAATTGCTATTATACCATTGATTCTTTTGCCTGGTCCCAAGTCCATAAAGTTATAAAGATGTAACAAAAGTAAAAGAACTCAGAGTCGCCATAATTCTTTCAGGGATTACACAAAGATCCAAAGCATTATTGATTTAAATACAGTCCTCTTAGAAACGCATTTTTCTCTAGACGAAGGTAACAAGAAACAGTGGCCCCTCCAGTCAATCTTGCTCCACTGCCTTTCTCAAAGGAGTGACTCTGATTTGTTCTGAAAAGGTCACTCAATACCACGAAGTGTTTTTAAGGTGCTCCTAATACCCTCTTGTAATATTCTCTCTTAGTTATTATCTTCCCCAAAAAGCACATGTGCTTGGATGACTCAAAATGTGAGGCACGTGTGCTCCTTTCGCCACCTGTATGAAGGCGACGCTGCCACCAAAGCCTTCCTTCTCAAAGGAGCCCCTTACTGAGGACCAGGAGGAGAGGTGGCTGAGCCCACCTGCAGCCTGACGCTAGCCTCGCCGCGCCGGTCTCGGCTGAGAGGAGGAGACCTGGAGACGATGTCTCCAACCGCGTTTACCCATAATCCACGCAGcattgctctttatttttctaaaagccGAAGAGGGAGGCCATTAACCTGGTTCAACTTTTCAGAGAGCCACGCCTGGCGACAGCGACTTGCCAACAAGAGGAGACTGTCAACAACACTCCTCTCCCAGAACCCTGGACAAGCGGGGACATTATTTCTAACGCTTTCGTCGTTGCCACGGTCGAGACGAGCCTCACTCGGCTTTTACCCTCAAGCCGCACCCGGCAGTCGGCGCAGGTACGTGGGGGCGGGGCCACTTCATAAATCTCAACGGCCCGCACACACAGAAGTCGCACAGGCCGAGCACAGCACGCAGGTGGCTGCCAAGGCAACAATCTACAATGAGAATCAGATGACCCCTGTCCCTGTCTCCATCTAGTCATATGCCACGCTGAGCGGCTTCTTCGCACTTATCTCTTCCTCCCCTGATTCCCTCCAAAACATCAGTAATTGCGTGGCTTCAGGTTGGTCACGTAACATAGTCCTTCTCCAACGTGAGCCAACTTGAAAATGCTGGGGGTTGACTTAACTTGAACTAAGACTGCTTTATTAAACATAATTAGCGCAAACATTACAAAGGACGCGTGTTAACAGTCTTCCAGCCGTTAACGCGAACCCTACTAACCTAAGTGCGTGAAAAGACACGCAGAATGACGCCGAAGGGCGGGCAGAACCTCACCCAcccgcccatttcttcaccgaTAAACCGAGGTGGGCAGACACTTAAGGACACACGTAACTCCAGCCGGGCAGCAATGATGGCTCGATTAATCTACCAAAATGTAACCAAACAGCCCTGGCACAGAGCGGGCATTCCAATCTGCTGAAGGAGCCAATGAATGGCTTCACCTGGATGCCAACCATAGGTGAAGTCTCagaaggcagggctgggcagaTACGGGCGCGACGTGGACCGATGACTTTGCCCCTGTAGACGGCAGAGTCCTTACGCTCAGGTTAGGATTTGGGTGTCCCAAGCATGCATGGATCAGCGGGGACCCTGACTGAGAAGCCCCGATTATCCGGGGAGAATCAGGGTCGGGGCTGCCTCACCCAGGACACGGACAGCCTTTATCTGAATATGTCTATCTTCTGGACG encodes:
- the PRELID3B gene encoding PRELI domain containing protein 3B; protein product: MKIWTSEHVFDHPWETVTTAAMQKYPNPMNPSVVGVDVLDRHIDASGRLHSHRLLSTEWGLPSIVKSLIGAARTKTYVQEHSVVDPVDRTMELKSTNISFTNMVSVDERLIYKPHPQDPGKTILTQEAIITVKGVSLSSYLEGLMASTISSNANKGREAMEWVIHKLNAEIGELAASARTSRRTPMAAAAFAEE